The following proteins are encoded in a genomic region of Deinococcus arcticus:
- a CDS encoding ammonium transporter encodes MLKTLLPLTVLLSGAALAQTGAPKLDTGDTAWMLVASALVLLMTPGLAFFYGGLSRTQSVLNTMMMSVVSIGLVAVLWLLVGYSLAFGAGGNALVGSLVHLGLDGLAGGLTGTIPTYVFAAFQAMFAIIAVALISGAVIERMRFGAFVLFGALWSLLIYAPLAHWVWSADGWLFKLGALDFAGGTVIHIAAGVSGLVAAAVLGSRLGFPRTAHVPHNVPFVLLGAGLLWFGWMGFNAGSALAANQTAALAFITTLIAPAAAMLTWLGLESVRTGKPTAVGAATGLVVGLVAITPACAFVSPAASVVVGALGAAASFGAVQLKTRLKADDALDVFACHGVAGIVGALLTGALAWTTGSGKPVGEQLVIQLIGVVAAVAYTGLGSFVLLKLVSLLTPLRVPVSQEIAGMDVSAHSEQGYADNETGLGAPVFVGGD; translated from the coding sequence ATGCTCAAGACCCTCTTGCCCCTGACCGTGCTGCTGAGCGGCGCGGCCCTGGCCCAGACCGGGGCCCCCAAGCTGGACACCGGCGACACCGCCTGGATGCTGGTGGCCTCGGCCCTGGTGCTGCTCATGACCCCGGGGCTGGCCTTTTTCTATGGCGGGCTCAGCCGCACCCAGAGCGTGCTGAACACCATGATGATGAGTGTGGTCTCGATTGGCCTCGTGGCGGTGCTGTGGCTGCTGGTGGGGTACTCGCTGGCCTTTGGGGCGGGCGGCAACGCCCTGGTGGGCTCGCTGGTGCACCTGGGCCTGGACGGGCTGGCGGGCGGCCTCACCGGCACCATCCCCACCTATGTCTTTGCGGCGTTTCAGGCCATGTTCGCCATCATCGCCGTGGCGCTGATCAGCGGGGCCGTGATTGAGCGCATGCGCTTTGGCGCCTTCGTGCTGTTCGGGGCGCTGTGGAGCCTGCTGATCTACGCGCCGCTGGCCCACTGGGTCTGGAGCGCCGACGGCTGGCTGTTCAAGCTGGGCGCCCTGGACTTTGCGGGCGGCACCGTCATTCACATTGCGGCCGGGGTAAGTGGGCTGGTGGCCGCCGCCGTGCTGGGCAGCCGCCTGGGCTTTCCCCGCACCGCCCATGTGCCGCACAACGTGCCTTTCGTGCTGCTGGGCGCGGGCCTGCTGTGGTTCGGCTGGATGGGCTTTAACGCGGGCTCGGCGCTGGCCGCCAACCAGACGGCCGCCCTGGCCTTCATCACCACCCTGATCGCCCCGGCCGCCGCCATGCTGACGTGGCTGGGTCTGGAAAGCGTACGCACCGGTAAACCCACCGCCGTGGGCGCGGCCACCGGGCTGGTCGTGGGCCTGGTGGCCATTACCCCGGCCTGCGCCTTTGTCAGCCCCGCAGCCTCGGTGGTGGTGGGTGCGCTGGGTGCGGCGGCCAGCTTCGGCGCTGTGCAGCTCAAGACCCGCCTGAAAGCCGACGACGCCCTGGACGTCTTTGCCTGCCATGGCGTGGCCGGCATCGTGGGCGCGCTGCTCACCGGCGCCCTGGCCTGGACGACCGGCAGCGGCAAGCCGGTCGGCGAGCAACTGGTGATTCAGCTGATCGGTGTGGTGGCGGCCGTGGCCTACACCGGCCTGGGCTCCTTTGTTCTGCTCAAGCTCGTGTCGCTCTTGACGCCCCTGCGGGTGCCTGTCAGCCAGGAAATTGCCGGCATGGACGTCAGCGCCCACAGCGAGCAGGGCTACGCCGACAACGAAACCGGCCTGGGCGCCCCCGTGTTCGTGGGCGGCGACTGA
- a CDS encoding P-II family nitrogen regulator, whose product MKLVTAVVRPERVQQVKEALFQAGISGITLSRVSGHGGEQEIVEHYRGTRVMVEFRDKVEIRMALSEPFVQVAIDAICKGARTGEVGDGKIFVQPLEQVYRIRTGERDTAALTPVTETKLTPV is encoded by the coding sequence ATGAAACTGGTCACGGCAGTGGTGCGGCCCGAACGGGTGCAGCAGGTCAAGGAGGCGCTGTTTCAGGCCGGCATCAGCGGCATCACACTCTCACGGGTGAGCGGCCACGGCGGCGAGCAGGAAATCGTGGAGCACTACCGGGGCACCCGGGTGATGGTGGAGTTCCGCGACAAGGTGGAAATCCGCATGGCCCTCAGCGAGCCCTTTGTGCAGGTGGCCATTGACGCCATCTGCAAGGGCGCGCGCACCGGCGAGGTGGGTGACGGAAAGATCTTCGTGCAGCCGCTGGAGCAGGTCTACCGCATCCGCACCGGCGAGCGCGACACCGCCGCCCTGACGCCGGTCACCGAAACCAAGCTCACGCCCGTTTGA
- a CDS encoding DUF4126 domain-containing protein: MELLSGLLSSLGLSGAAGLNAYIPLLLVGLLDRFGVLNLNSPYDLLSNPWVLLGIGVLGALDFVGDKIPGVDHALHLLGGVVNTAAGAILFAAQTGVADIPPALSLALGVLVAGGVHATRTAARPVATATTAGLGNPVVSGIEDFTSLLMSALAVFVPLLAALLLAALAVVGYRFWTRWRTRRLI; encoded by the coding sequence ATGGAACTGCTCTCAGGGCTGCTCTCCTCGCTGGGCCTGTCGGGGGCGGCAGGCCTGAACGCCTATATTCCGCTGCTGCTGGTGGGGCTGCTGGACCGCTTTGGCGTGCTCAATCTGAATTCCCCCTACGACCTGCTCTCGAACCCCTGGGTGCTGCTGGGAATCGGGGTGCTGGGCGCACTGGACTTCGTGGGTGACAAGATTCCCGGGGTGGACCACGCGCTGCACCTGCTGGGCGGCGTGGTGAACACGGCGGCGGGCGCCATTCTCTTTGCCGCCCAGACCGGCGTGGCCGACATTCCCCCGGCCCTCAGCCTCGCGCTGGGCGTGCTGGTGGCGGGCGGGGTCCACGCCACCCGCACGGCGGCGCGCCCGGTGGCCACTGCCACCACCGCTGGCCTGGGCAACCCGGTGGTCAGTGGCATCGAGGACTTCACCAGCCTGCTCATGAGTGCGCTGGCCGTGTTCGTGCCGCTGCTGGCGGCGCTGCTGCTGGCCGCGCTGGCGGTGGTGGGCTACCGCTTCTGGACCCGCTGGCGCACACGCCGACTGATCTGA
- a CDS encoding M42 family metallopeptidase, protein MPKTKKKAELPALPAPQATPPELRLDLLLHLSDLPGVPGQEDAVRDFVLRELQGLADEVRVDALGNVIARRAARKAKKDDRVERVMIAAHMDEIGFLVRFIDDRGFVRVQALGGFDTRNLFARNVTVHTRSGTLPGLLTPGGKPVHIASPEERKKIPEVREFFIDLGLGAEDVRAQVRVGDMVTLDQTARRVGNLICGKAMDDRASVFLLLETLRALKDTAPRHEVIAVFSTQEEVGLRGAITAAYGVQPTVGIGLDVTLAVDTPGVAPEEAVTRMGEGIGIKVFDSTMISHRALVDEFWDLAQERGIPAQLEVLPLGGTDGAAIQRSRGGVPSVTLSLPTRYIHTVVEAVQVDDLRAGLSLLLAYLQ, encoded by the coding sequence GTGCCGAAAACCAAGAAGAAGGCTGAGCTTCCCGCCCTGCCCGCACCCCAGGCCACCCCCCCGGAGCTGCGGCTGGACCTGCTGCTGCACTTGTCCGATCTGCCCGGTGTTCCCGGCCAGGAAGACGCCGTGCGTGACTTCGTGCTGCGTGAACTGCAGGGCCTGGCCGACGAGGTGCGGGTGGACGCCCTGGGCAACGTGATTGCCCGCCGCGCCGCCCGAAAGGCGAAGAAGGATGACCGGGTGGAGCGCGTGATGATCGCGGCCCACATGGACGAGATCGGCTTTCTGGTGCGCTTCATTGACGACCGGGGCTTTGTGCGCGTGCAGGCGCTGGGGGGGTTTGACACCCGCAACCTCTTCGCCCGTAACGTCACAGTGCATACCCGGAGCGGCACCCTGCCCGGCCTGCTGACCCCGGGCGGCAAGCCGGTGCACATCGCCAGCCCAGAGGAGCGCAAGAAGATTCCCGAGGTCCGCGAATTCTTCATTGACCTGGGCCTGGGCGCCGAGGATGTGAGGGCGCAGGTGCGGGTGGGCGACATGGTCACCCTGGACCAGACCGCCCGCCGGGTTGGCAACCTGATCTGCGGCAAGGCCATGGACGACCGCGCCAGCGTGTTCCTGCTGCTCGAAACCCTGCGCGCGCTGAAGGACACGGCGCCCCGCCATGAGGTCATCGCCGTGTTCAGCACCCAGGAAGAGGTGGGCCTGCGCGGGGCTATCACGGCGGCCTACGGCGTGCAACCCACCGTGGGCATTGGCCTGGACGTGACCCTGGCGGTGGATACGCCCGGCGTGGCGCCTGAAGAAGCCGTGACCCGCATGGGCGAGGGCATCGGCATCAAGGTCTTCGACTCCACCATGATTTCCCACCGCGCCCTGGTGGACGAGTTCTGGGATCTGGCGCAGGAGCGTGGCATTCCCGCCCAGCTGGAAGTGCTGCCCCTGGGCGGCACCGACGGCGCGGCTATTCAGCGCAGCAGAGGGGGCGTACCCAGCGTGACCCTCAGCCTGCCCACGCGGTATATCCATACGGTGGTGGAGGCTGTGCAGGTGGACGACCTGCGCGCGGGCCTGAGCCTGCTGCTGGCGTACCTGCAATAA
- the pth gene encoding aminoacyl-tRNA hydrolase: MKLVVGLGNPGAGYAQTRHNVGWLVVDELARRAGATWRKEGKDAEVAEVRLGAAPGEKVLLLKPQTFMNASGKAVVPLLSFYKLEGEDLLVVQDDLDSPFGLLKFRMGGRHGGQNGVRDIIRLLGQEAFPRLKIGINRPPGGWAVSDWVLSKWRDEEAATVAELVRLGADAVGVWAVAGLSEAQGQFNSTDLRPRPPAPPAAALAPAPAAHTEGRAENQEEG; this comes from the coding sequence TTGAAGCTGGTGGTGGGCCTGGGCAACCCAGGCGCCGGGTATGCCCAGACCCGGCACAACGTGGGCTGGCTGGTGGTGGACGAACTGGCCCGCCGCGCCGGGGCGACGTGGCGCAAAGAGGGCAAAGACGCCGAGGTGGCCGAGGTCCGGCTGGGCGCGGCCCCGGGCGAAAAGGTGCTGCTGCTCAAGCCGCAGACCTTCATGAACGCCTCGGGCAAGGCGGTGGTGCCGCTGCTGTCGTTTTACAAGCTGGAGGGCGAGGACCTGCTGGTGGTGCAGGACGACCTCGACAGCCCCTTTGGCCTGCTGAAATTCCGCATGGGCGGGCGCCACGGGGGCCAGAACGGGGTGCGCGACATCATCCGCCTGCTGGGCCAAGAGGCTTTCCCCCGCCTGAAAATCGGCATCAACCGCCCGCCGGGCGGCTGGGCGGTGAGCGACTGGGTGCTGAGCAAGTGGCGGGATGAGGAAGCGGCGACCGTGGCCGAACTCGTGCGCCTGGGCGCGGACGCCGTGGGGGTCTGGGCCGTGGCCGGGCTGTCCGAAGCACAGGGACAGTTCAACAGCACGGACCTGCGCCCCCGGCCCCCGGCACCCCCCGCAGCAGCCCTGGCCCCCGCTCCAGCGGCGCATACTGAGGGCCGTGCCGAAAACCAAGAAGAAGGCTGA
- a CDS encoding DUF427 domain-containing protein: protein MPPRPLPAGPGQESVWAYPRPPRLERTPRRVQIWLGGVLVADTTQGFRVLETSHPPTYYLPRAAFVPGVLSPAPGRSVCEWKGEASYWTLRAGARTEAAAGWSYETPTPAFAALAGAVAVYAGRMDECRVDGVRALPQPGDFYGGWITPDVVGPFKGGPGTWGW from the coding sequence ATGCCGCCGCGCCCCCTGCCCGCTGGCCCTGGCCAGGAAAGTGTCTGGGCCTACCCGCGCCCGCCCCGGCTGGAACGCACGCCGCGCCGAGTGCAAATCTGGCTGGGCGGCGTGCTGGTGGCCGACACCACGCAGGGTTTTCGCGTGCTGGAAACCAGCCACCCGCCCACCTATTACCTGCCGCGCGCGGCGTTTGTGCCCGGAGTGCTCTCGCCCGCGCCGGGCCGCAGCGTGTGCGAGTGGAAGGGCGAGGCGTCGTACTGGACCCTGCGCGCCGGGGCCCGCACGGAGGCCGCCGCCGGCTGGAGTTACGAAACCCCCACCCCCGCCTTTGCCGCCCTGGCCGGCGCGGTGGCGGTCTATGCCGGGCGCATGGACGAGTGCCGCGTGGACGGTGTGCGCGCCCTGCCCCAGCCGGGCGACTTCTACGGCGGCTGGATCACACCCGACGTGGTGGGGCCCTTCAAGGGCGGCCCGGGCACCTGGGGCTGGTAG
- a CDS encoding alpha-hydroxy acid oxidase, which translates to MNRADAPLSLDTAINLADLETLGRAALDQNALEYYASGANDEHTLRGNRAAYARLRLRPRVLVDVDTVDPSTQVLGLGLRSPIGIAPSAFHGLAHPDAETATARAAAHAGSVMTLSTFSNTPLEEVGAAAGGRLWFQLYLCRDRALSQSMIQRAEASGARALVFTADAPYLGRREANERHRFALPPHLHAPNVGPREWLAGVETDTGSQLANYFAHLVDKTFTWADLAWLRDQTRLPIVLKGILTAEDAALAAEHGAHVWVSNHGGRQLDTAVSSLEVLPEIVDAVAGRTEIYLDGGVTRGTDVLKAVALGARAVFLGRAALWGLAAGGEAGVRRTLDLLHEEFRLALALCGKPSVAALGPEVVRGLPAA; encoded by the coding sequence ATGAACCGCGCCGACGCACCCCTGAGCCTGGACACCGCGATCAATCTGGCCGACCTGGAAACGCTGGGCCGTGCGGCGCTGGACCAGAACGCGCTGGAATATTACGCCAGCGGCGCCAACGACGAGCACACCCTGCGCGGGAACCGCGCGGCCTACGCCCGGCTGCGGCTGCGCCCGCGCGTGCTGGTGGATGTGGACACGGTGGACCCCTCAACCCAGGTGCTGGGGCTGGGGCTGCGCAGCCCGATTGGCATTGCGCCCAGCGCCTTTCACGGCCTGGCCCACCCGGACGCCGAAACCGCCACGGCGCGCGCGGCGGCCCACGCGGGCAGCGTGATGACCCTCAGCACCTTTTCCAACACGCCGCTGGAAGAGGTGGGGGCGGCGGCGGGCGGGCGGCTGTGGTTTCAGCTGTATCTGTGCCGCGACCGGGCGCTTAGTCAAAGCATGATCCAGCGGGCCGAGGCCAGCGGCGCGCGGGCGCTGGTGTTTACCGCCGACGCGCCGTATCTGGGCCGCCGCGAGGCCAACGAGCGCCACCGCTTTGCCCTGCCGCCGCACCTGCACGCGCCCAACGTGGGCCCCCGCGAATGGCTGGCCGGGGTGGAAACCGACACCGGCTCGCAGCTGGCGAACTACTTTGCCCATCTGGTGGACAAGACCTTTACCTGGGCCGACCTGGCGTGGCTGCGCGACCAGACCCGGCTGCCCATTGTGCTCAAAGGCATTCTGACCGCCGAGGACGCCGCCCTGGCCGCTGAACACGGCGCGCACGTGTGGGTCAGCAACCACGGCGGGCGCCAGCTGGACACCGCCGTGAGCAGCCTGGAGGTTCTGCCCGAAATCGTGGACGCGGTGGCCGGGCGCACCGAGATCTATCTGGACGGCGGCGTGACCCGGGGCACCGATGTCCTGAAGGCGGTGGCCCTGGGGGCCCGTGCGGTCTTTCTGGGCCGCGCGGCGCTGTGGGGACTGGCTGCCGGGGGCGAGGCGGGGGTGAGGCGCACCCTGGACCTGCTGCACGAGGAATTCCGGCTGGCGCTGGCCCTGTGCGGCAAACCCAGTGTGGCGGCCCTGGGCCCAGAGGTGGTGCGCGGATTGCCGGCCGCTTGA
- a CDS encoding 4Fe-4S binding protein, with amino-acid sequence MSYVITSLCAGVRDGACLQVCPCDCIHDAGEQFVIDPDECIDCGACAAACPAGAIFHELDLPEAHRDAAGLNRAFFR; translated from the coding sequence ATGAGCTACGTGATCACTTCACTCTGTGCAGGCGTTCGGGACGGGGCGTGCCTGCAGGTGTGCCCCTGCGACTGCATTCATGATGCCGGCGAGCAGTTCGTGATTGACCCGGACGAATGCATTGACTGCGGGGCCTGCGCCGCGGCGTGCCCGGCTGGCGCCATCTTCCATGAGCTGGACCTGCCCGAAGCCCACCGGGACGCGGCTGGGCTGAACCGGGCGTTTTTCCGCTGA
- a CDS encoding Crp/Fnr family transcriptional regulator, with translation MSDALSLLRRTPPFSEAAPGTLAALAGQATPLTLARGQHLFRVGDPVDTVFIVAQGSVRVYVVGGGGRELTLRLDGAHQPVELAAALGGQEQTTHAQALAPTTLLTLPVWALTREVQRDPVLAASALRHLARRAADSQRRLEALVLSGVGERLCAYLLACALPHPLPTNSELAALLGTVPELVSRKLGELYRLGLIEWHGRTVTGLDRAGLTERT, from the coding sequence GTGTCCGACGCCCTGAGCCTGCTGCGCCGCACCCCACCGTTTTCGGAGGCGGCCCCGGGCACCCTGGCCGCCCTGGCGGGACAGGCCACCCCGTTGACCCTGGCGCGGGGCCAGCACCTGTTTCGCGTGGGCGATCCTGTGGACACCGTGTTTATCGTGGCCCAGGGCAGTGTGCGGGTGTATGTGGTGGGTGGGGGCGGGCGCGAACTGACGCTGCGGCTGGACGGCGCGCACCAGCCGGTGGAGCTGGCAGCGGCGCTGGGGGGCCAGGAACAGACCACACATGCACAGGCGCTGGCACCCACGACCCTGTTGACCCTGCCCGTATGGGCCCTGACGCGTGAGGTGCAGCGTGACCCTGTGCTGGCGGCCTCGGCCCTTCGCCATCTCGCCCGGCGCGCGGCCGATAGCCAGCGCCGCCTGGAAGCCCTGGTGCTGAGCGGGGTGGGCGAGCGGCTCTGCGCCTACCTGCTGGCGTGCGCCCTGCCCCACCCGCTGCCCACGAACAGCGAACTGGCCGCGCTGCTGGGCACCGTGCCGGAACTTGTCAGCCGCAAGCTGGGCGAGCTGTACCGCCTGGGCCTGATTGAGTGGCATGGCCGCACCGTGACCGGCCTGGACCGGGCGGGGCTGACAGAGCGCACCTGA
- a CDS encoding serine hydrolase has product MRLPFLLPALLGLTLWAPVPARAQSVPVPRMGWHDHYQRVVYDLPGRVGWTIHRQPGEVRVQLSGATLPASSFAFEVPGDTVQAVVGAQSATFTSAQGKPLRLNVTLLPPAPGSSGRRLVLDLYPADTWTDYEPPLAGPCALGQGGQAVPYVPPAFATGQVGFYMAQLDPKTLAPLKVVTHQPDRLFPLASTFKQLTLWAALRDVDAGRLNLNTRFAVTSSNRSIEFYRPGNRTLLDLARQMVVSSENTASDIVQLAVGPERLQAAARGFGTCATRVQTTTKAMWAAQAGLIPEVYGPDTLSWAQTLLSLPETVQAQTAAGAVQASLRLSPERVLTDLEAYFRSPAYSPQLDVALQNRSTPREWASLVAQLHLRGGLTPQSANTFRRFLAEGCCAPKGVTSRYWGSKAGSGWRLVTLSGLLQLQGGETFAYAYFNHGSDVLDSPEIERQLPQIARYVWDTAQRLRR; this is encoded by the coding sequence ATGCGCCTGCCTTTTCTCCTTCCTGCGCTGCTGGGGCTGACCCTCTGGGCCCCGGTGCCTGCCCGCGCCCAAAGCGTGCCCGTGCCCCGCATGGGCTGGCATGACCATTATCAGCGCGTGGTGTATGACCTGCCCGGCCGCGTGGGCTGGACCATCCACCGCCAGCCGGGGGAGGTCCGGGTTCAGCTGAGCGGGGCCACGCTGCCCGCCTCCTCCTTCGCCTTTGAGGTCCCCGGAGACACGGTGCAGGCTGTGGTGGGCGCCCAGAGCGCGACCTTTACCAGTGCCCAGGGCAAGCCGCTGCGCCTGAATGTGACCCTGCTGCCCCCCGCGCCGGGCAGCAGCGGGCGGCGGCTGGTGCTGGACCTGTACCCGGCCGACACCTGGACCGACTACGAGCCGCCTCTGGCGGGCCCCTGCGCGCTGGGCCAGGGCGGGCAGGCCGTGCCCTACGTGCCCCCGGCCTTTGCCACCGGGCAGGTGGGCTTTTACATGGCGCAGCTGGACCCGAAAACGCTGGCGCCGCTGAAGGTGGTGACGCACCAGCCAGACCGTCTGTTTCCGCTGGCCAGCACCTTCAAGCAGCTGACCCTGTGGGCCGCGCTGCGCGACGTGGACGCCGGGCGCCTGAACCTGAACACCCGCTTTGCGGTCACGAGCAGCAACCGCTCGATCGAGTTCTACCGCCCCGGAAACCGCACCCTGCTGGACCTGGCCCGGCAGATGGTGGTGAGCAGTGAGAACACGGCCTCGGACATCGTGCAGCTGGCGGTGGGCCCCGAGCGGCTGCAGGCGGCGGCGCGCGGTTTTGGCACCTGCGCCACCCGCGTGCAGACCACCACCAAGGCCATGTGGGCCGCCCAGGCGGGCCTGATCCCCGAGGTGTACGGCCCGGACACGCTGTCCTGGGCCCAGACCCTGCTGAGCCTGCCCGAGACCGTGCAGGCCCAAACGGCGGCCGGGGCGGTGCAGGCCAGCCTGCGCCTGAGCCCGGAACGGGTGCTGACCGACCTGGAAGCCTATTTCCGCAGCCCGGCCTACAGCCCGCAGCTGGACGTGGCCCTGCAAAACCGCAGCACGCCGCGCGAATGGGCCTCGCTGGTCGCGCAGCTGCACCTGCGCGGCGGCCTGACGCCCCAGAGCGCCAACACCTTTCGCCGTTTCCTGGCCGAGGGCTGCTGCGCGCCCAAAGGGGTGACGTCCAGGTACTGGGGCAGCAAGGCGGGCAGCGGCTGGCGGCTGGTCACCCTCAGCGGCCTGCTGCAGCTTCAGGGCGGCGAAACCTTTGCCTACGCCTATTTCAACCACGGCTCGGATGTGCTGGACAGTCCAGAGATTGAGCGGCAACTGCCGCAGATCGCCCGCTATGTCTGGGACACGGCGCAGCGGCTGCGGCGCTGA
- a CDS encoding aminoglycoside phosphotransferase family protein, which translates to MSGPPRMHDHEIEVSAALVARLVATQCPQWAGLPLRRVASAGTDNAVYRLGEALLVRLPRVDWAAEDVAKEQTWLPRLAPHLPVAVPPPLFAGGPGEGYPFPWAVYRWLPGPEATLETVRDGHEFARDLARFILALRRLPAPHGEAPLGSRGVPLRTRDDATRHAIAGCAALGLLDPDPVTAAWEGALAAPVWAGPPTWLHGDLKPGNLLAQGGRLSAVIDWSALTLGDPAADLLPAWNLLDPATRATFRAALAPDDATWARGRGWALSVGLLAWPYYRHTNPELARISQRQIQAVMSEER; encoded by the coding sequence ATGAGCGGGCCGCCGCGCATGCACGACCACGAAATCGAGGTGTCTGCCGCGCTGGTGGCGCGTCTGGTGGCCACCCAGTGCCCCCAGTGGGCCGGGCTGCCGCTGCGGCGCGTGGCCTCGGCCGGCACCGACAATGCCGTGTACCGCCTGGGCGAGGCGCTGTTGGTGCGCCTGCCGCGCGTGGACTGGGCCGCCGAGGATGTGGCCAAGGAACAGACGTGGCTGCCCCGCCTTGCGCCCCACCTGCCTGTGGCGGTGCCGCCGCCGCTGTTTGCTGGCGGGCCGGGCGAGGGCTACCCCTTTCCCTGGGCGGTGTACCGCTGGCTGCCGGGTCCAGAGGCCACGCTGGAGACCGTGCGCGACGGCCACGAGTTTGCCCGTGACCTCGCCCGTTTCATTCTGGCCCTGCGCCGCCTCCCGGCGCCCCATGGCGAGGCGCCGCTGGGTTCGCGCGGGGTGCCCCTGCGCACCAGAGACGACGCCACCCGGCACGCCATCGCCGGGTGCGCCGCGCTGGGCCTGCTGGACCCGGACCCGGTCACCGCCGCCTGGGAGGGCGCGCTGGCTGCCCCAGTCTGGGCCGGCCCGCCCACCTGGCTGCACGGCGACCTGAAACCGGGCAATCTGCTGGCTCAGGGTGGTCGCCTGAGCGCCGTGATTGACTGGAGCGCCCTGACCCTGGGTGACCCGGCAGCGGATCTGCTGCCCGCCTGGAACCTGCTGGACCCGGCCACGCGCGCCACCTTCCGCGCCGCCCTGGCCCCCGATGACGCCACCTGGGCCCGGGGGCGCGGCTGGGCCCTGAGTGTGGGCCTGCTGGCGTGGCCGTACTACCGGCACACCAACCCCGAACTGGCGCGCATTTCCCAGCGGCAGATCCAGGCGGTGATGAGCGAGGAGCGTTAG
- a CDS encoding DoxX family protein, with translation MNRLSLPRHLARTLLGLALIGAGVSHLTTLRQDFQAQVPGWVPLDKDVVVLASGVVEIGLGAALLALPRQRVTVGWVVAAFFVAVLPGNISQYLTRTDAFGLNTDQARLTRLFFQPLLVLWALWSTGAWPKTGAKRP, from the coding sequence GTGAATCGCCTGTCCCTGCCCCGCCACCTCGCCCGCACGCTGCTGGGGCTGGCGCTGATCGGTGCGGGCGTCAGCCACCTCACCACGCTGCGCCAGGATTTTCAGGCCCAGGTGCCGGGCTGGGTGCCGCTGGACAAGGACGTGGTGGTGCTGGCTTCCGGCGTGGTGGAAATCGGGCTGGGCGCCGCCCTGCTGGCGCTGCCCCGCCAGCGCGTCACCGTGGGCTGGGTGGTCGCGGCTTTCTTCGTGGCCGTTTTGCCCGGCAACATCTCGCAGTACCTGACCCGCACCGACGCGTTTGGGCTGAACACGGATCAGGCGCGGCTGACCCGCCTGTTCTTTCAGCCGCTGCTGGTGCTGTGGGCGCTGTGGTCCACTGGGGCGTGGCCAAAGACGGGTGCAAAGCGGCCGTAG
- a CDS encoding DNA topoisomerase IB, whose amino-acid sequence MSRTDLLQEEYLRREGTDPRAFRYFWPDGTPYEDEGGLARIAKLAVPPAYEGVFVSPDPGAELQAFGRDAAGRLQYRYHPDFVQAGALKKWQRLTRFAGALGTLKAVTGADLRAQGLPPRKVAALMTRLLHVARFRVGSDDYARKHKTYGLSTLRQRHVQVQGNTVTFHFKGKHGITQHKATTDRTLAANISRLLDLPGPWLFQTVDAEGARRRVRSGELNAYLREVIGPFTAKDFRTWGGTLLAAEFLAEAGVADTERQARRTLVECVKYVAGDLGNTPAVTRSSYICPVIFDRYLDGKVLDDYEPRAARGEPELEGLTRSEAALKRLLESEKMLRVRRGRRKTEEAA is encoded by the coding sequence ATGAGCCGCACCGACCTGTTGCAGGAGGAATACCTGCGCCGCGAGGGCACCGACCCCAGGGCGTTTCGCTACTTCTGGCCCGACGGCACCCCCTACGAGGACGAGGGTGGCCTTGCCCGCATCGCCAAACTGGCCGTGCCGCCCGCCTACGAGGGCGTGTTCGTCTCGCCCGACCCCGGCGCCGAGTTGCAGGCGTTTGGCCGCGACGCCGCCGGGCGGCTGCAATACCGGTACCACCCGGACTTCGTGCAGGCGGGCGCGCTGAAAAAGTGGCAGCGCCTCACCCGCTTTGCCGGCGCCCTGGGGACCCTGAAGGCCGTGACGGGCGCCGACCTGCGCGCCCAGGGCCTGCCCCCGCGCAAGGTGGCGGCCCTGATGACCCGTCTGCTGCACGTGGCCCGCTTCCGGGTGGGCAGCGACGACTACGCGCGCAAGCACAAAACCTATGGCCTGAGCACCCTGCGCCAGCGCCACGTGCAGGTGCAGGGCAATACCGTCACCTTTCACTTCAAGGGCAAGCACGGCATTACCCAGCACAAGGCCACCACCGACCGCACGCTGGCGGCCAACATCTCGCGGCTGCTGGACTTGCCCGGCCCGTGGCTGTTTCAGACGGTGGACGCCGAGGGCGCGCGGCGCCGCGTCCGCTCCGGGGAACTGAACGCCTACCTGCGTGAAGTGATTGGCCCCTTCACCGCCAAGGATTTCCGCACCTGGGGCGGCACCCTGCTGGCCGCCGAATTCCTGGCCGAGGCCGGGGTGGCCGACACGGAGCGCCAGGCCCGCAGAACCCTGGTGGAGTGCGTGAAGTACGTGGCGGGCGACCTGGGCAACACCCCCGCCGTGACGAGAAGCAGCTACATCTGCCCGGTTATCTTTGACCGCTATCTGGACGGCAAGGTGCTGGACGACTACGAACCGCGTGCGGCCCGGGGCGAACCCGAACTGGAGGGCCTGACCCGCAGTGAAGCGGCCCTGAAGCGGCTCCTGGAAAGCGAAAAGATGCTGCGGGTGCGGCGAGGGCGCCGCAAGACAGAAGAGGCGGCGTGA